In Candidatus Woesebacteria bacterium, one DNA window encodes the following:
- a CDS encoding Glycosyl transferase family 2, with protein sequence MDLPKISVVIPSFNKKQFIKKTIDSIISQNYPNLEVIIQDGASTDGTLEIIRKYAQKYPKIIKFESKKDKGQWDAINKGFDKATGEILAFINADDFYEKDAFFEVAKTYQKNPDCLWVAGKGKVVNSAGKEVAKLVTFYKNLLLFLNLRTILLIVNYLIQPSVFITRKAWQKFGPFIGTDHFVMEYDLWLKISKERMPLLINKNLSSFRMSGENASSTSFEKLLTKDEDIVQKYTKNPLILFLHKLNNWGRRMIVKSSKLK encoded by the coding sequence ATGGACTTACCCAAAATTTCAGTAGTCATTCCCTCTTTTAATAAAAAACAATTTATTAAAAAGACGATTGACTCTATTATTTCCCAAAATTACCCAAATTTAGAAGTGATTATTCAGGATGGGGCGTCAACCGACGGAACTTTGGAAATTATTAGAAAATACGCTCAAAAATATCCAAAAATTATTAAATTTGAATCCAAAAAAGATAAAGGCCAATGGGATGCAATTAATAAGGGCTTTGATAAAGCAACAGGTGAAATCTTAGCTTTTATTAATGCTGATGATTTTTATGAAAAAGACGCTTTTTTTGAAGTTGCAAAAACTTATCAAAAAAATCCCGATTGTCTTTGGGTGGCAGGGAAAGGAAAAGTGGTAAATAGCGCGGGGAAAGAAGTGGCAAAACTTGTTACTTTCTATAAAAATTTACTTTTATTTTTAAACTTAAGAACAATACTTTTAATTGTAAATTATCTTATTCAACCTTCCGTATTTATAACCCGCAAGGCGTGGCAAAAATTCGGCCCATTTATTGGCACTGATCACTTTGTTATGGAATACGACCTTTGGCTTAAGATTTCAAAAGAGAGAATGCCTCTTTTAATTAATAAAAATCTTTCATCATTCAGAATGAGCGGAGAAAATGCTTCTTCAACATCATTTGAAAAATTACTTACAAAAGACGAGGATATTGTCCAAAAATACACCAAAAACCCCTTGATCTTATTCCTTCACAAGCTCAATAATTGGGGAAGAAGAATGATAGTTAAAAGTTCAAAGTTAAAATAA
- a CDS encoding short-chain dehydrogenase/reductase SDR — MQLKDKNVVIIGATGGIGRALSFAFALEGTNLVLVGRRVLILKALQKEIKSLGFKGKMFIFKTDISSEKEVRRLVRKVSSSFKNIDILVNAAGIGIYKKLEDLSFDEWRKSLSINLDSVFLVIKEFLPLLKKSQKSLVFSMGSGMGKIAVSKRSAYCASKFGLRGLMLSLAKEYKNTNVNFILLTLGSVLTAFGPLTLEEKIKKNKKGKAYLDPIDLAKTIIAKIKNGTLKEEISIYPKNYYEESRREKV, encoded by the coding sequence ATGCAGCTTAAAGATAAAAATGTGGTGATAATAGGAGCAACGGGTGGCATTGGACGGGCGTTGTCTTTTGCTTTTGCTCTTGAAGGCACTAACTTGGTTTTGGTTGGGAGAAGAGTGTTGATTTTAAAAGCTCTTCAAAAAGAAATAAAAAGCTTGGGCTTTAAAGGGAAGATGTTTATATTTAAAACAGATATTTCTTCTGAAAAAGAAGTGAGAAGGCTGGTAAGAAAAGTGTCTTCTAGTTTTAAAAATATTGACATCTTAGTTAATGCCGCCGGAATTGGTATTTATAAGAAGCTTGAGGATTTGAGTTTTGATGAGTGGAGGAAGTCTTTATCTATTAACCTTGATTCAGTTTTTTTGGTGATTAAGGAATTTTTGCCTCTTCTTAAGAAATCTCAGAAGTCCTTAGTTTTTAGTATGGGTTCCGGGATGGGGAAAATAGCAGTCTCAAAAAGAAGCGCTTACTGCGCCAGTAAATTTGGGCTTCGCGGCTTAATGCTTTCTCTTGCCAAGGAATATAAAAATACAAATGTTAATTTTATTCTTTTGACTTTGGGGAGTGTTCTAACTGCTTTTGGTCCCTTGACTCTTGAGGAGAAGATAAAGAAGAACAAAAAGGGCAAAGCTTATCTTGATCCTATTGATCTAGCAAAAACGATTATTGCAAAGATAAAAAACGGTACTTTAAAAGAAGAAATCTCGATTTATCCCAAGAATTATTATGAGGAATCAAGAAGGGAAAAGGTATGA
- a CDS encoding class I SAM-dependent methyltransferase yields MRRYKVKYFKCDNCGLIQTEKPYWLKEAYSSPIIDSDTGVISRNIKLSKIAALINLLFIGKKSKVLDYGGGYGLMTRMLRDIGVDAYWTDKYAENIFARGFEDKNGRKYSMVTAFELFEHFEDPHKEIKNLIKKYKPEILLFSTMLHNGNPPQDWWYFVPDGGQHIVLYTKKSLDIFAKDLGLKFSTNGWNIHIFSKKRIPNVFMVVISLLSPLFSFFLPIFYKSKTFSDSLKIRSSE; encoded by the coding sequence TTGCGCAGATATAAAGTAAAGTATTTTAAGTGTGATAATTGTGGCTTGATACAAACAGAAAAGCCTTATTGGTTAAAGGAAGCTTATTCTTCTCCTATTATTGATTCAGACACCGGGGTAATATCTAGAAATATAAAACTTTCTAAAATTGCTGCTTTAATTAATCTACTTTTTATTGGTAAAAAATCTAAGGTTTTAGATTACGGAGGCGGTTATGGCTTGATGACTAGGATGCTAAGAGATATCGGAGTAGATGCTTATTGGACTGACAAGTATGCTGAAAATATTTTTGCTAGAGGTTTTGAAGACAAAAATGGCAGAAAATATAGTATGGTTACCGCTTTTGAGTTGTTTGAACATTTTGAAGATCCACATAAAGAAATTAAAAACCTGATTAAGAAATACAAGCCAGAGATTCTATTATTTAGTACAATGCTTCACAACGGGAACCCACCTCAAGATTGGTGGTATTTTGTCCCTGATGGTGGCCAGCATATTGTCTTGTACACCAAAAAGAGCCTTGATATATTTGCTAAGGATTTGGGTTTAAAATTTTCTACTAATGGTTGGAATATTCATATATTTTCTAAGAAAAGAATTCCTAATGTATTTATGGTAGTAATAAGCTTACTGTCGCCTCTTTTTTCTTTTTTCTTGCCGATATTCTATAAAAGTAAAACATTTAGTGATAGTCTTAAAATTAGATCTTCGGAATGA
- a CDS encoding GDP-mannose 4,6-dehydratase: protein MSKKKKALITGITGQDGSYLAEFLLKKGYEVSGIVRKTSHFYYANIAHIQERLNLIQADLLDPVAIREAIQKVKPDEIYNLASQSHPAESFRQPIHTAEITGIGAHRVMDAALDVVPNARFYQASSSEMFGWVKEIPQNEETPFNPANPYAAAKLYAHNIARIYRKSYKMFISCGILFNHESPRRGLGFVTQKVTYAAACAKLGIRTSQHLNEEGEPIVKDGKVALGNLEARRDWGFAGDYVESMWLMLQHKEPDDFVVGTGETHSIKELCEEAFSYVGLDYKKYIYVDPRFIRPTETGPLVADPSKAKKVLGWKPKTSFKELVQMLVDANLARLK, encoded by the coding sequence ATGTCAAAGAAGAAAAAGGCACTTATTACGGGTATCACTGGTCAAGACGGTTCTTACTTGGCTGAATTTCTTCTTAAAAAGGGTTACGAGGTCTCGGGTATTGTAAGAAAAACTAGCCACTTTTATTATGCCAATATTGCTCACATTCAAGAGAGGCTTAATCTTATTCAGGCAGATTTACTTGACCCTGTGGCAATAAGAGAGGCTATACAAAAAGTTAAGCCCGATGAAATTTATAATTTAGCTTCTCAATCTCATCCCGCCGAATCCTTCAGACAGCCTATTCACACAGCTGAAATAACTGGTATTGGTGCTCATAGAGTAATGGATGCTGCTTTAGACGTAGTTCCTAATGCGAGGTTTTATCAAGCGTCATCTAGCGAGATGTTCGGATGGGTGAAGGAGATTCCACAAAATGAAGAAACGCCCTTTAATCCCGCAAATCCTTATGCTGCCGCAAAGCTTTATGCTCATAATATTGCCAGAATTTATCGAAAGAGTTATAAAATGTTTATTTCCTGTGGTATTTTATTTAATCACGAGTCGCCTCGCCGTGGTCTTGGTTTTGTAACCCAAAAAGTTACTTATGCTGCTGCCTGTGCAAAGCTTGGTATTAGAACTAGTCAGCATTTGAATGAAGAGGGAGAACCCATTGTTAAAGATGGAAAAGTGGCACTTGGCAATCTCGAAGCAAGACGAGATTGGGGTTTTGCTGGTGATTATGTAGAAAGCATGTGGCTAATGCTTCAGCACAAAGAACCTGATGATTTTGTTGTAGGTACAGGTGAAACTCACTCTATCAAAGAGCTTTGTGAAGAGGCCTTTTCTTATGTTGGCCTTGACTATAAAAAGTATATTTATGTTGATCCTCGTTTCATAAGACCTACTGAAACTGGGCCTCTTGTGGCTGATCCATCAAAAGCAAAGAAAGTTCTTGGCTGGAAGCCCAAAACCTCTTTTAAAGAGCTTGTTCAGATGCTTGTTGATGCTAATCTGGCTCGTTTGAAGTAG
- a CDS encoding glycosyl transferase, group 2 family protein encodes MNKLSVVLATYNEEENIGRCLDSVIDIASEIVVVDGSSKDKTVQIAKRFKAKVLVTDNPPIFHINKQKALDLARYSWILQLDADEVVSKDLACEIKKIINMSEEEIDLYQKSLKERDLFLRHQALLEERDGKIGGNGEYAGFFIPRRNYFLGKFLKYGGTYPDGVIRLVKKGKAYFPCKDVHEQIVVQGRVGWLSKPLFHYDSPNFKRYLERNSRYIDLIAKNLKKDGVGKNPVQFLNFFVFKPLHWFFLTQIRHKGILDGWQGIVFSFFSALRFPRAYFRYLKNS; translated from the coding sequence ATGAATAAACTTTCGGTAGTTTTAGCGACATATAATGAGGAAGAAAATATTGGCAGATGTCTTGATTCGGTTATTGATATTGCCAGTGAAATAGTTGTTGTTGATGGCTCTTCAAAGGATAAAACTGTCCAAATAGCAAAAAGATTTAAAGCTAAAGTTTTAGTTACTGATAATCCTCCAATATTCCATATCAATAAGCAAAAGGCGTTAGATCTTGCGCGGTATAGTTGGATTTTGCAGCTTGATGCTGATGAAGTTGTCTCAAAAGATCTTGCTTGCGAAATTAAAAAAATAATTAATATGAGTGAGGAAGAAATTGATTTGTATCAAAAATCTTTAAAAGAAAGAGATTTGTTTTTAAGACATCAGGCTTTGCTTGAAGAAAGAGATGGAAAAATAGGGGGAAATGGGGAGTATGCTGGTTTTTTTATCCCAAGAAGAAACTATTTTTTAGGTAAGTTTCTAAAGTATGGTGGTACTTATCCAGATGGTGTCATTAGATTGGTCAAAAAGGGAAAGGCTTATTTTCCTTGCAAGGATGTTCATGAGCAAATAGTAGTTCAAGGTAGGGTTGGATGGCTTAGTAAACCGCTTTTTCATTATGATTCGCCTAATTTCAAAAGATACCTTGAAAGGAATTCAAGGTATATAGACCTGATTGCAAAAAATTTGAAGAAAGATGGAGTTGGTAAAAACCCTGTTCAATTTCTAAATTTCTTTGTTTTTAAACCCTTGCATTGGTTCTTTTTAACTCAAATAAGACATAAGGGTATACTTGATGGCTGGCAGGGGATAGTCTTCAGCTTCTTTTCAGCTTTAAGGTTCCCAAGGGCTTATTTCAGGTATCTTAAGAATTCTTGA
- a CDS encoding Glycosyltransferase, which translates to MIKKVAVDTSPLISGHKVRGIGVNTRELISAFEKLPKSDFVFGKNKIKVKAVDFSSFDLSNFDLVHYQYFHPFFKTLPLSKPANKVVLTIHDLIPLIYPSHYPPGVRGRLNFKFQKSRLSDVDRIVTISETSKKDIVKFLSYPQGKIDVIYLAPRDIFKRLSAGSWQLEVAKRYSLPDKFVLYVGDVNYNKNISTLVEACDSLDLTLVIVGKQALEIDNLHQEKNLAGPMDWVRFLFGKSHPEISHLKNLSKIISKSKKVVRLGFVPDNDLVAIYNLATLYVQPSFYEGFGLPLLEAMSCGTPVLASDIGAHREIASDAALFFDPYSVSDLKEKLNEIISQKDLRKRLVEKGLKRVEDFSWLKTARETLKVYEKILF; encoded by the coding sequence ATGATTAAAAAAGTTGCTGTTGACACATCTCCTTTAATATCTGGACATAAGGTTCGGGGTATTGGAGTAAACACTCGTGAGTTAATATCTGCTTTTGAGAAATTACCCAAGTCTGATTTTGTTTTTGGCAAAAACAAAATAAAGGTTAAAGCAGTTGATTTTTCATCCTTTGATTTATCAAATTTTGATCTTGTTCATTATCAATACTTTCATCCCTTTTTTAAAACTCTTCCTCTCTCAAAGCCTGCCAATAAAGTTGTTCTTACTATTCACGACTTGATTCCTCTTATCTATCCAAGTCATTATCCGCCAGGTGTCAGGGGAAGGCTTAATTTTAAGTTTCAAAAATCAAGGCTTTCTGATGTTGATAGAATAGTTACCATCTCTGAAACCTCCAAAAAAGATATAGTTAAGTTTCTTTCTTACCCGCAAGGAAAAATTGATGTTATTTATCTTGCACCCCGCGATATTTTCAAACGGCTGTCAGCTGGAAGTTGGCAGTTGGAAGTTGCGAAGCGCTACAGTTTGCCTGATAAGTTTGTACTTTATGTTGGTGATGTTAATTACAATAAAAACATATCCACTTTAGTTGAGGCATGTGATAGCCTTGATTTAACATTGGTAATAGTAGGCAAGCAAGCTCTCGAAATTGACAATTTGCATCAAGAGAAAAATTTGGCAGGACCAATGGATTGGGTAAGATTTTTGTTCGGCAAATCTCACCCAGAAATTAGTCATCTTAAAAATCTCTCTAAAATTATATCTAAGAGTAAAAAAGTTGTTCGTTTGGGTTTTGTGCCTGATAATGACCTTGTTGCTATCTACAATTTGGCGACACTTTATGTTCAACCCTCTTTTTATGAAGGCTTTGGTCTTCCTTTGCTTGAAGCAATGTCCTGTGGAACGCCTGTTTTGGCAAGCGATATAGGTGCGCATAGAGAAATAGCTTCTGATGCTGCTTTGTTTTTTGATCCTTATAGTGTTTCTGATCTCAAAGAGAAGCTTAATGAAATAATTTCTCAAAAAGATTTAAGGAAAAGGCTTGTTGAAAAGGGTTTAAAAAGAGTCGAAGATTTTTCTTGGTTAAAAACAGCAAGAGAAACTTTGAAGGTTTATGAAAAAATTCTTTTCTAA
- a CDS encoding putative integral membrane protein: protein MKKFFSKLLRNDFLLVFFVFLLWRILLFVVSYLSVFLVPNYGHWFPYVERVLEITKLPPWLWGWGGFDGVHYLRIAQNGYDFIPSQAFFPLYPFLVRILNFLPKDMALDTSVYVDPSFFAVALLVSNVFALLAFYAFYLLVKNIFNSKTALLSLILLLSWPTGFYFGAIYTESLFLFLASLSVYFSFKKKFLFAGIFAAFASLTKVVGVCLFLLILIEFYLNYKGKIKLSKQFLKDFLGVLISPLGLVFYMFYLWKFFGKPFYFVEAQPLFAAERSDKPIILLPQVVYRYFKIFIHTPIFSYQFNIALFELLLALLFFSLLFLFIRKMRFSYFIFTFLVLIIPTLTGTLTSMPRYTLTAFLIFPFLAEKYPRLVKLVIPFLIILQFILLTYFIRGYWVA from the coding sequence ATGAAAAAATTCTTTTCTAAATTGTTGCGAAATGATTTTCTTCTTGTTTTCTTTGTCTTTTTATTATGGAGAATTTTACTTTTTGTTGTTTCTTATCTTTCTGTTTTTTTAGTACCCAATTATGGCCATTGGTTTCCTTATGTTGAAAGGGTTTTGGAGATAACCAAACTTCCACCTTGGCTTTGGGGATGGGGAGGTTTTGATGGAGTGCATTATTTAAGGATAGCTCAAAACGGCTATGATTTTATACCTTCTCAGGCATTTTTTCCTCTCTATCCTTTCCTCGTTAGAATTTTGAATTTCTTGCCCAAAGATATGGCTCTTGATACCAGTGTTTATGTTGATCCCTCTTTTTTTGCCGTTGCCCTTTTGGTCTCAAACGTTTTTGCTTTGTTGGCTTTTTATGCCTTTTATCTTCTAGTCAAAAATATTTTTAATTCAAAAACTGCTCTTCTTTCTCTTATCTTGCTTTTGTCCTGGCCGACTGGTTTTTATTTTGGAGCTATTTATACCGAATCTTTGTTTTTGTTTTTAGCTTCTCTTTCTGTTTATTTTTCTTTCAAGAAAAAATTTTTGTTTGCAGGTATTTTTGCCGCTTTTGCTTCTCTCACAAAGGTAGTTGGAGTTTGTCTTTTTCTGCTTATTCTTATTGAGTTTTATCTAAATTATAAAGGCAAAATAAAACTGTCAAAGCAATTTCTAAAAGATTTTTTGGGAGTTTTGATTTCTCCTTTAGGTCTTGTTTTTTATATGTTTTATCTTTGGAAATTTTTTGGTAAGCCTTTTTATTTTGTTGAGGCACAACCTCTTTTTGCAGCAGAAAGAAGCGACAAACCAATTATTCTTTTGCCTCAAGTAGTTTATAGATACTTCAAAATTTTTATTCACACTCCGATCTTTTCTTATCAATTTAACATTGCTTTATTTGAGTTGTTACTTGCCCTTTTGTTTTTTTCTTTGCTTTTTCTTTTTATCAGAAAAATGAGGTTTTCTTATTTTATTTTTACTTTTTTGGTTTTAATTATACCTACCCTAACAGGAACTCTAACCTCAATGCCTCGTTATACTTTAACCGCCTTTTTGATTTTTCCTTTTTTGGCAGAAAAATATCCACGTCTTGTAAAGTTGGTAATACCATTTCTGATTATTCTTCAATTTATTCTTCTTACCTATTTCATCAGGGGCTATTGGGTAGCGTGA
- a CDS encoding glycosyl transferase, family 8 codes for MKINIGCTSDNNYSQHLAVMLESLFYNNKKHKIKVYIFTNDIDKTNQEKILKVSEKHNQKIVFLGVKIPKEINKIRIPEKHISINAYYKVLIPESLPEKISKILILDCDLIVLKDISKLYNTKLEEKIIGAVPNPLSEDRCKILGISPKDGYFNSGVMIVNTKKWKSQKIAKKVIEYAISHNDIIANAEQDPLNFILKNKWKKIEYVYNQQTIMYAYNYRRLKIKKKEYLEAIKKPVIIHYTSSNKPWLLSGNHPQRRLYFQYLRMTPYKNYKYKDFTLKSIVQHYLNPKIEYCIVDTLKAIRSLRF; via the coding sequence ACTCACAACACCTTGCGGTTATGCTAGAGTCCCTTTTTTACAATAACAAAAAACACAAAATCAAAGTCTACATATTCACAAACGATATAGATAAAACAAATCAAGAAAAGATACTAAAGGTATCAGAAAAACACAATCAAAAGATAGTATTTCTTGGAGTTAAAATACCAAAAGAAATAAATAAAATTAGAATACCTGAAAAACATATCAGTATTAACGCTTACTACAAAGTATTGATACCAGAAAGCCTGCCTGAAAAAATAAGTAAAATTCTAATATTAGATTGTGACTTAATCGTACTAAAAGACATTTCCAAATTGTATAACACTAAACTTGAGGAAAAAATAATCGGTGCAGTTCCAAATCCTCTCTCAGAAGATAGATGTAAGATCTTGGGCATTTCCCCTAAGGATGGTTACTTCAATTCTGGTGTCATGATTGTAAATACAAAAAAGTGGAAAAGTCAAAAAATAGCAAAGAAAGTCATAGAGTATGCTATCTCTCATAATGATATTATAGCCAATGCCGAACAGGATCCTCTCAACTTTATATTAAAAAACAAGTGGAAAAAAATAGAATATGTATATAATCAACAAACCATAATGTATGCTTATAATTACCGGCGCCTCAAGATCAAAAAAAAGGAATACTTAGAAGCTATAAAAAAACCCGTAATTATTCACTACACATCCTCCAATAAACCATGGCTACTATCAGGCAACCACCCACAAAGAAGATTGTACTTTCAATATCTTAGAATGACACCTTACAAAAACTACAAATACAAAGACTTTACCTTGAAATCTATAGTCCAACACTACTTAAATCCAAAAATCGAATACTGTATAGTTGACACATTAAAGGCCATAAGGTCTTTAAGATTTTAA
- a CDS encoding Nucleotide-diphospho-sugar transferase domain-containing protein: MAKRFDVPILFLIFNRPETTKRVFKAIREVRPSRLFIAADGPRKDRMGEKEKCEETREITEKIDWPCKVERLYRESNLGCRKAVSEAISWFFENVEEGIILEDDCLPDPSFFNYCEALLKRYRGNSQVMHISGNNFQNGVHRGEKMASYYFSKYPHIWGWATWRRAWKKYSFGIDLNSKRFKEIEHEMNFWERIYWRSVFMSVKLGILDTWDYQWVYTCWVNRGLAIVPNSNLVLNIGFDKSATHSASMPNYLVSVRLESIDKIIHPSAVAVDVDADRYTWIKLFGGNYKNFLKSLLLIPYLYFKRIFV, translated from the coding sequence ATGGCAAAAAGGTTTGATGTTCCAATACTTTTTCTGATTTTTAATCGGCCCGAGACAACGAAAAGGGTTTTTAAAGCAATTAGAGAAGTTAGACCTTCTCGTCTTTTTATTGCTGCTGATGGCCCTAGAAAAGATAGAATGGGTGAAAAAGAAAAATGTGAGGAGACAAGAGAAATAACAGAAAAGATTGATTGGCCTTGTAAGGTCGAAAGACTCTACAGAGAGAGTAATTTGGGCTGTAGAAAAGCAGTAAGCGAAGCTATTAGTTGGTTCTTTGAAAATGTGGAAGAGGGGATCATTTTAGAAGACGATTGTTTACCCGATCCCTCATTTTTTAATTATTGCGAGGCCCTTCTTAAAAGGTACAGAGGTAACTCACAGGTTATGCATATAAGCGGCAATAATTTTCAGAATGGTGTTCATAGAGGTGAAAAGATGGCTAGCTATTATTTTTCCAAATACCCCCATATTTGGGGTTGGGCAACTTGGAGAAGAGCTTGGAAAAAATACTCTTTCGGCATAGATCTAAATAGCAAAAGGTTTAAGGAGATCGAGCACGAGATGAATTTTTGGGAAAGAATTTATTGGAGAAGTGTATTTATGTCTGTTAAATTAGGTATTCTTGACACTTGGGATTATCAATGGGTTTACACTTGTTGGGTTAATAGAGGTTTGGCTATTGTCCCTAACAGTAATTTAGTTCTAAATATTGGTTTTGATAAAAGTGCGACACACAGTGCTAGTATGCCGAATTATCTGGTTAGTGTTAGATTAGAAAGTATAGACAAGATTATTCATCCTAGCGCGGTTGCAGTTGACGTTGATGCGGATAGGTATACTTGGATAAAATTGTTTGGAGGTAATTATAAGAATTTTTTAAAGTCTTTATTATTGATACCGTATCTGTATTTTAAGAGAATTTTTGTTTGA
- a CDS encoding Mannosyltransferase, translated as MKILYDQQIFSFQNYGGISRYFYELISRVGRTENEVLVDGKFSNNIYLSKLKGGVDGFFPKINLPYKNVLSFYANVFLDSSYLKSGDFDLLHATYFHPYFLSMLNRKPFVVTVHDMIPELFPAEFKGVKKTLAYKNEVILRADYVISVSENTKRDLIDLYGIDGKKVKVIYHGNPLENVNPSKVDDLPGKYLLFVGSRRGYKNFTFFLESISPILRRDKSLFLVCAGGGPFSSSEKIFISRLGIERQVVQIGFKDDSELAYIYRNALVYVLPSLYEGFGLTALEAFSMGCPVVASDTSSIPEVCGKAAMYINPKDNKSIKNMVEKVIEDDKLRNDLSKLGLEQVEKFSWNKTVKETLNVYKNVLKL; from the coding sequence ATGAAAATTCTTTACGATCAACAAATATTTAGTTTTCAGAATTATGGAGGTATTTCTAGGTATTTTTATGAGCTGATTAGCAGAGTTGGAAGAACGGAAAATGAAGTTTTGGTAGATGGTAAATTTTCCAATAATATTTATTTATCCAAACTTAAAGGAGGTGTTGATGGTTTCTTTCCGAAAATTAATTTGCCTTACAAAAATGTCTTGAGTTTTTATGCGAATGTTTTTCTTGATAGTTCTTATCTGAAAAGTGGAGATTTTGATCTCTTACATGCTACTTACTTCCATCCATATTTTTTAAGTATGCTGAACAGAAAGCCTTTTGTAGTTACAGTTCACGATATGATTCCTGAACTTTTTCCCGCCGAATTTAAAGGTGTAAAAAAAACTTTAGCTTACAAAAATGAAGTCATTTTAAGGGCTGATTATGTAATTTCTGTATCTGAGAATACTAAGAGAGATCTTATTGATTTGTATGGTATTGATGGTAAAAAGGTAAAGGTTATTTATCATGGTAATCCTCTTGAGAATGTAAATCCTAGTAAAGTTGATGACTTACCAGGTAAGTATTTACTTTTTGTTGGCAGTAGGCGAGGATATAAAAATTTTACTTTTTTCCTGGAATCAATTAGTCCTATTCTTAGAAGAGACAAATCTCTTTTTCTTGTTTGTGCCGGCGGGGGTCCTTTTTCATCGAGTGAGAAGATTTTTATTTCAAGACTTGGGATTGAAAGACAAGTCGTTCAAATTGGTTTCAAAGACGATTCTGAGCTGGCATATATTTACAGAAATGCTCTGGTTTATGTATTACCTTCTCTTTACGAAGGTTTTGGTCTAACAGCTTTAGAAGCTTTCTCAATGGGTTGTCCGGTTGTTGCAAGTGATACTAGTTCAATTCCAGAAGTTTGTGGAAAAGCTGCGATGTATATAAATCCTAAAGACAATAAATCTATTAAAAATATGGTTGAAAAAGTAATAGAGGATGACAAATTAAGAAACGATTTAAGCAAATTGGGGTTAGAACAAGTAGAGAAGTTTTCTTGGAACAAAACAGTAAAAGAAACATTAAATGTCTATAAAAATGTATTAAAGTTATAA